TATGGATGGTGTTTTAGCCGATACATCCCAGTTTCATTATCGGGCTTGGGAACAAATCTTTAAAGCAAGAGGTGTGAACCTTTCCTGGGAAGAGTTTACTCATTTCTTTGGTATGAGAGATGACAAAATTATTCCTTAATTTCTTGTGGGAACTTGCAATATAATGACGGATTAGTTATAAGTGTAATTAGTAAATAAAATTAATAACGATTGTAAAAAGTAATACTTGCCCCGTTAGAAGTCTATACCTTTGGTGTAGCAGTTACCTCTGGTAAACGGGGATTGAAAGGAGATTGTGAAAAATGAGTATTGTGGTGCCAGCGAAAATGTTTTTGACTAAAGGAGTAGGAATTCATAAAGATAAATTAGCATCGTTTGAGCTTTCTTTAAGAAATGCGGGTATAGAGAAATTCAACCTTGTTTTAGTATCCAGCATCTTACCGCCGAATTGCAAAATGATATCAAAAGACGAAGGGTTGACGTATCTAAAACCCGGACAAATAACTTATTGTGTGATGGCAAAAAACGAAACAAATGAGCCCAATAGATTGGTTTCTGCCGCAATCGGTGTTGCCATACCAAAAGGCGATAAAAGTTATGGGTATTTATCCGAACATCATGCCTTTGGAACAATAGCTCAGAAAACAGGCGATTATGCGGAAGATTTGGCAGCAACAATGTTAGCTACAACTTTGGGCATTCCCTTTGATTCTGATAAAGCGTGGGAAGAAAGGGAACAGATATATAAAGCAAGCGGACACATATTTAAAACAACACATATCTGCCAATCGGATGAAGGAAATAAAGACGGGCTGTGGACTACAGTAATATCGGCAGCTGTTTTCATACCTGACTAAAGAAAAATTTTTTAGTAGGACTCTTATCCTGTTACCTGCCTCGCTGGCAAGGCGGGGAAATTAGAAAAGCGGTGGGACCAACAAAACAAAATAAAGTATTATGTTGAAAGATAAAAATTCTAATGGGGCTTGCCCCATTAGAAGTCCGCGCCAAAGGTGCAACAGTCCCAATGTGACATCGGGACATACTTCTAACGGGGCTCATAATTTCGGCGGTCTGCCGGAAAAATATTCAAATTACGAGAAATCAAAAATAGTTATCCTGCCGGTTCCGTTCGATAAAACCACTACTTGGTTAAAAGGCTCGGATAAGGGACCAGAAGCGATTATTGAAGCTTCCCAAAATATGGAACTTTATGATATTGAGACTGATTCGCAGGTCTATAAAAGGGGAATATTTACTGAGAAAGCAGTTATCGCCAAAGATTCGGGTTCAATGCTTAATCAGACTTATAAAAA
The DNA window shown above is from bacterium and carries:
- a CDS encoding HAD family phosphatase yields the protein MKKGVIWDMDGVLADTSQFHYRAWEQIFKARGVNLSWEEFTHFFGMRDDKIIP
- a CDS encoding arginine decarboxylase, pyruvoyl-dependent, translating into MVVPAKMFLTKGVGIHKDKLASFELSLRNAGIEKFNLVLVSSILPPNCKMISKDEGLTYLKPGQITYCVMAKNETNEPNRLVSAAIGVAIPKGDKSYGYLSEHHAFGTIAQKTGDYAEDLAATMLATTLGIPFDSDKAWEEREQIYKASGHIFKTTHICQSDEGNKDGLWTTVISAAVFIPD